TCTATTTTTACTGTTGCAGAAGCTGCGTTGAAGTTTTCATATTCTAATTCTCCAAGCTCTCCTCCATCTACTGTGTAAGCAAATTTACAATCAAACTTCTTAACATCGAATAAATCTGCTCCTCTTCCTATCTCTTCATCAGGAGTAAATCCAACTTTAATAACTCCATGTTTAATCTCTGGATGTTCTTTTAAATATTTAATAGCTTCTATTATTTCAACTATTCCTGCTTTGTCGTCAGCTCCTAAAAGTGAACTTCCATCTGTAACTATAAGATCTTGTCCAATATAATTTTTCATATGAGCAAAATCTTTAGGTGAAAGAACTACATTTTCTTCACTATTTAATACTATATCTTCCCCATTATAATTTTCTACGATTCTTGGTTTTACACCTCTTCCATTGTATGAAGGAGCTGTATCCATGTGAGCTATAAATCCTATTGCAGGAATATCCTCATCACAGTTTGCTGGTAATGTTGCCATAATATAACAGTTTTCATCTAAAGTTATATCTTCCATTCCTAATGCTTTTAGATCTTCAATTATAACTTTTGCAAGATCCCATTGTATTTCACTACTTGGACAAGCATTGCTTTCTGGATTAGAGTCTGTATCAATTTGTACATACTTTAAAAATCTTTCAACTAAACTATTCATCACTAACATCTCCCTATCTATATTTTTAGCTATCTATATTCTAATATGAATTTAGATTTATTTCAATCAGTTATTTTAGTTTTCTTCAACAACTGTCTCCTCTTCATCCAATTTCTCTTGCTCTTTTTGTAGATGTTTTAATATTTTCATCTCTCTCTTTATTAAAATAAATGTAATCACTGTTGATATAAAGTCTGATGTAGGTGCTGCAAACCAAATACCTGTCAAACCAAACAATCTAGACATAACTATGATACATGGAATTAGTATTATTATCTGTCTTGATAAGCTTATAAATAGACTTAATTTTGGTTTTCCTACTGCTTGGAAATATACTGAAGATATTATTTGGAATCCGATGATTGGGAACATTATTGTATTTATTCTCAATCCAAATGAAGCTATATCTAATAATGCTTTTTCTCTTGTAAAGATAAATATAAAGTATTTTGACAAGAATTGTATTACAATAAAATCAAATATACATATTATACTAGCTCCTAATATTGCCTTACGCAGTGCTTCTCTTACTCTTGCATAAAGTTTAGCTCCATAGTTATATCCTAAAATTGGTTGTAGTCCTTGGTTAATTCCAAAGATAGGCATAGCCAAAAATATTACTATAGCTTGAATTATTGCCATTGCCCCTATCGAGTTATCTCCACCATAGATTTTTAATGTATGGTTAAAAGTATAGTTTACTAGGCTTGAACCTAATTGAAGTGCAAAAGGTGCTGATCCCATTGCCATTATATTTTTTATTCTCTCCCATTTCAATGGTAAATCTTTCATATATAATTTTAAACCACTAAATTTAGATCTAAAATAATAAATTGTCCATGCTGCTGAAATATATTGAGATATTATTGTTGCCCATGCTGCCCCTGAAACTCCCATATCCATACCAAATATAAAGATAGGA
This DNA window, taken from uncultured Fusobacterium sp., encodes the following:
- a CDS encoding MATE family efflux transporter; this translates as MKNKHQFMGSEKITKLLIQFSLPAIIGMLVNALYSIVDRIYIGNIKDVGHFAIAGVGLTFPVTIFVFAFAVLIGLGGATNISLNLGKKQKDEAEHYLGNAICFGTIISTIIGILVIIFMEGLVDKLGGSENTSKYTIEYLRIVAIGFPATIVGYVANAGIRSDGNPKMSMVTLLIGAIINIVLDPIFIFGMDMGVSGAAWATIISQYISAAWTIYYFRSKFSGLKLYMKDLPLKWERIKNIMAMGSAPFALQLGSSLVNYTFNHTLKIYGGDNSIGAMAIIQAIVIFLAMPIFGINQGLQPILGYNYGAKLYARVREALRKAILGASIICIFDFIVIQFLSKYFIFIFTREKALLDIASFGLRINTIMFPIIGFQIISSVYFQAVGKPKLSLFISLSRQIIILIPCIIVMSRLFGLTGIWFAAPTSDFISTVITFILIKREMKILKHLQKEQEKLDEEETVVEEN
- the pepT gene encoding peptidase T yields the protein MNSLVERFLKYVQIDTDSNPESNACPSSEIQWDLAKVIIEDLKALGMEDITLDENCYIMATLPANCDEDIPAIGFIAHMDTAPSYNGRGVKPRIVENYNGEDIVLNSEENVVLSPKDFAHMKNYIGQDLIVTDGSSLLGADDKAGIVEIIEAIKYLKEHPEIKHGVIKVGFTPDEEIGRGADLFDVKKFDCKFAYTVDGGELGELEYENFNAASATVKIEGRDIHPGSAKNSMINSIMIAMELNAMLPCDQRPEHTENYEGFFLLDELTGTVENTKMEYIIRDHSMRKFNEKKIIIKDAVQYLAKKYKDAKIEIEVKDSYYNMREKIEPVMYIIDLAKKSMEELEIAPNIRPIRGGTDGARLSYRGLACPNLFTGGHNFHGRFEYICIQSMEKARDLIVKIAENVGKKNY